TTGACACTGCTCAGCCGATATGAGATGTCGCCACCAAAGGCGAATCTGGCCTGCGCCAGCTTGGTTGCTGGCAGACTGGTCGCCACAACGGCACTGCTCCATGCCATGCTTATTGCAAGAACCAAGACCAGAGCGGTCGGGGCGGCAGATGACGCTGTCCTTCCCAGTCTACGGATGCCTACTGATGAGGCGAGGCGTCCGAACAGAGGTGAGAGTGCCCTCGCGACATAGTCCGTCCCTCCCTTGAGACCCTTGATGAACAGGCTGCCGACCCCTAGAAAGAGTGCAAAGGGAGTAAACGATCTGAGCATAAAGAAGGTGAACGACACTAGTGGATTGTACCTTATCTCCGGATCTGCAGTATACACAAGTGACAGCGCAAGGACACTGAGCATGACCAACAATGCGTCCCACTTAATCATGCTGAGTATTCGGGTCAGCTTCACCAGCTTTCCTGTCTTCGACTCAAGCTTCTTCACAGTGGAGTAATACCACTGGTACCCAACGTACGGCACAAAGGGAAGTGCAGCCCCAGTGACCACGGAAAGAATGAGTGATTCACGTGTCATTAGGAAGGGCTCTGTCCAGAGTCTTGCAGGGTCAAAGACGAAATAGCCGATGGCTGTCGTGCCCACCCTACTGAGCAGAACCCCTACGCCTATACCAATGACAACAGCAAGTGACGACAGCACAATCATCTCTCGTATCATTGAATGGTCCAGGTCACTCTTGGATGCTCCGCGTGCAGAGAGTATCTCCATCTCATACTTGCGTTCATTGTAGTTGTACCGCAGTGCTAGGAACACGACTAGTACTATTAGTAGAGCCACGCCAGCTCCCCTGAAGATCTGTGTGATTCGTGCGAGCAGAAGCGAGGAAGTGTATGTGTAAACAGCCATGAGTATCTGGTTGTTGACATGATACCTTGAGTAGGTTTCCTGGGGGGGGTGATAGTAGAAGTCTAGGTGACAGATTCTCTCTTGAATCTGCTGAAGATACATTGCGGAACCATCAGAGTCTTCGGGCGAGAGCCGGCTTCGGTCGACATCCAACAAGATTACGTCCTGTCGGGGAATGGCCGTCATCGTCATGTTGACTATCGCTCCCCCCACATATCCTGTCGCGTACGAATAGATGTTCGTCTCTACAGAGAACTCTTCTTGGTACAGCCCCACAATGGTGACGTTCTTCTCAATCTTGCCCTCGCTTAGGTAGACTTGAAATGAGACGACACTGCCAACGCCAGCTCCAATCCATTCCGCCGTCCATTCATTAATGGCTATCTCTTCACTGCTGCTCGGAAGTCTGCCCTCGAACAGCTGAACCATTCCGGGGAAGGTTGTGTTGGTCTCCAAGACCGAAGCTCTTGTCGATGCCATAGTATACTGAGTAGATCCATTCTTTGGGCCGCCATCTATCGCGACTAGCAGAACATCCTCATGTCGTTCCAGAAGAGCCGCTCTCGTGACTCCCTCGATTGCCTTGATATCGTCCAGAATGGTCCACAAGTTGCCATACTCGTAACTCGTGACGGTCATCGCCACTGGGCCCACACTTCCCACGCTTTCATCCCACATGTGGATGGAACGGCTATCGATATACACTGACACACCCGTCGTGACAATGGTGGCCAGCATCAAGCAGAGGACTGTGACCGCTCTTCTCCTCACGCTGTGAAATGCCTCATATGTAACGGGCACAGCCAACTTCCCCACCTCCCTGTTGGTCCACGAATTGTCCGTCACGCATAATGTAAAGTCGGTCCATCTTCCTGCCGACATCGGGGTCGTGAGTCACCACTATCAGTGTGCCGCCTTCGGCTTTGGTCAGTTGTATCAGGACCTTCATTATCTCCTCGCCGGTCCGACTGTCTAGGTCTCCTGTGGGCTCGTCCGCCTGATCCTCGACTGAACTTGAAGCACCCGCTGGTTTGGCCAGAGCACGCGCTATCGCTACACGCTGCTGTTCACCGCCTGACAACTCATCGGGACGATGCTCCGCTCTATCAGCAAGTCCGACGACGCTCAAGAGGTGGTCGACACGTTCTTTGCGGTCACTCTCCTCTACTCCTGCAATGACAAGCGGGAGTTCCACGTTCTCATACGCGGACAATACGGGCAGCAGGTTGAAGAACTGAAAGATGAAACTGATCTTGTCCCGCCTGACTCTGGTCAGCTGCCGTTCGTTCATCTGGGTGATGTCCACACCGTCAATCACTACTCTGCCAGATGTCGGCCTGTCAAGCGCACCAATCATGTTGAGGAGGGTTGTCTTGCCCGAGCCGCTCGGTCCCATGATCCCGATGGAGGCGCCTCGCTCCACCTTCAGCGACACTCCTCTCAGCGCTTGAACCTCGACTTCTCCCATAGAATAGACACGCGAAACGCGTTCAAGGTCGATAACGTACGGCGCTTCCACGAAGATCCTCTCCACGTGAATACTCAGTCAAACCGAAGTCCGACGGACGCACATAAGCATCACGGTTCACGTACTGCTGCAAGTGTTGGAACGGTTCTACAGTGGTCGAAGACTTTATCTATGCGCGGGCCTCTCTGCATATAGAATAGTTTAGTGAGAAGCTGCAATATGGCCGAGAGCGCTCTGTCCATGCACTACGAGTTCTTCTCGTGGAAGGGTTTCATGGTGGGAGCTACTATGATTGCACTCCTGCTCATCGTGCAGTCGTGGCTGGGTTTTCCAGCAGTGTGGTCGCAGAGAGCGATTGACTATGTGCTGTTCATAGTCGTATCGGCCGTAGTCGTAGGCACTGCATCAGGAAGCGTGTTGGTCTATCTGATACCCCCTGACCAAGATGTCATCGGTGTCAGTGGCTTGGGGAGTGACGCAGGTGCTCAACATGTCTCGTTGGTGCTCGTCCTTCTTGGTCTTCTTCAGCCCATGATGACCGGGTTCGTCTACTTCTTCGAGTACTTCGGTAATGACCCTCTGATCGTTGTGTGGGTCGTTCTCAGCTTCGCCGCTCCAAGTGCCGGTCTTGCCGAAGCGATGTATGATAGGCAGGCCGCAATTGCACAGGACCTGCGCGCGTACTTCTCACATCACGACAGACTCGACTTGGTGAGACTTGACTGGCTTCACGGACACGGACCTAGGAATGCAGTATATCGGATGGGCATGTTGGAAAGCGCTGCCAAGAAGGTCAAGTACTTGAAGGTCGTCGGTCACGAAATAGTTCGAGACAAGGATACTATTCCTGTCACCCAGTAGGCTTTCCACTACTGTGCCTCTTCTTCATGTGGACGGTCAGACCCAGTTCAGTCCACGCTATCCATGCGCACTTCAGGCATGAGAACTTCTGACTGCCGAGCCCGAATCTGGGGGGTGCCTTCTCCTCAAGGTCGTAGACCGTACCGCCGTAGCCGCTCTGTTTCCTTGTGACCACCTTGAAGCGTTTCGTGAAACACTCCATGCAGATTCCGATACTTCGTCTCTGCTCACTGACGAAACTGTCCTCCAGTGTCTTAATGGGCCCTTCTGGCTCGATTTCCTTTCCACAGCTCTCACAGAGTTCGACGATACGCAGCACCTTCCCTATACTGGTTGCGGCAGCGCAGCTCTTTCACAATCGCGTTCCAATGTGATGTCGCATAACATCCATATATGTCCAACTGATGCGCCTTCGTCAACATGTAGACACTTGCGGCTCGGCGCGCACATGTGACGTTCGTTGGACAGACAGTGTTGCTTCTGGGGTGACGAGTCCCGAAACCATTGCTCACTGCTTTTCCAGTGTGTATTGGACATGTAGTTCCGCGGCAGTCCGGAATGCAGTCACGACGCCTTCAGATGTGAGGCAGCTGGTCTCGATGAAGGCCACTGGGTGGAGCTTGCCTTGAGAGCCGAGCTTGGTTGCCAGGTACTCAGCATACTTGAATCCCTCGTCGCTGGACACGGGCTGCGGACCTCCATCCTCGATTTCATCACGCCTGAGATCCTTCTTGTTCGCGGTTATCACAACCGGAGGTAGTCCCTTGAGCACAAGGGAGACCTCCTTCAGCCAGAAGTCAACGCTCTCGAAACTCCACCTGTCCGATGCGGAGTACACTATCATGACGACCTGAGCGTCCGAGTAGAACTCCTTTCTGGTGATGCCTGATTTCGCTGCATCATCAAAGCACCAGACGTTCAGTTGAACCCGATAGTCATCAAGCTCAAACACATGCTGGTACACATAGGGGCGATTGTCCTCCTCCGAGGCCAGTTTCACAAGACCGGCCTTTTGCATGAGGGTGTGCTTGCCCACCGTGTCCTCTCCCAGAATGAGGGCCTTTGCTTTGACAAGCGGTTTCACAACGTGTTCGGGTGTCTTCCTTGATGTCGTAGGCACTCCGGTCGGGCCTGTTTCGCCTTCAGACACCGTGACTGTTCTTGGTGCGGCAGATGACACCGAAGTGGTGCCTTGTGCCTGTTCTGGAATGACTTCGGGTGCCGCTGCATGGCTCTTTGCGGAGGCGACTATCTCTTCCTGTCCGTCAATCCTCAGGGCTGACCGCTTATGTGGTTGCTCAGGACTTGTCAAGCTGTCTTGCGGTCCCGCGGCAAGAAACGAGTCACTGAGCTTCTCAACAGCAGAGAGTGCCTGTTCAATGTCGACAAGGTCTGTTCCCGTGAGCGACGGCGCCTCCACCTTGATGGGTTCGAGTTCAATTATCGACTGTCTCTTCTTGGCGCGCACCTCTGGTTCGGGTTCTGTCAGCGTGTGAGGTGCAGCAGATGTCACAGGTTGAGCCATTGATGCAGTCGACTCCTGTGGCACTGTTGTCAATCGCTCGGCAGCTCTGACTGACACCTCTTGGACGGCCGGCGTTGGTGTTCTTGCGTCCTGTCCGGACGGCTCCTCGACAACCGCACTAGCCGTCGACGTCTCCTCAGTCTCTTGCACCTGTGAGCCTACGAGTATGACCCTCACTTGGGGGACACCAATTCGAATCAGCGAGTCTCTGATTATGCTGGGTGCAAGCATCTTGCCCTTTGTCTTGAAGTAGACCTCAAGGTCCCCGAGTACTTCTTCGAAGGAGCGATTCTTGATCTTGATCTTCTTCTCCACTCTGCCCTTGTCACGGACCTCCACATACCCTGGCAGCAGAGTGATACCAACTGTTGTTCCGGGGACTATCAATTGGTTGCACTTCTCCGGAGAAATTCCTCTTGCTCAGTCGTCGCTGGAGTTCTTAACAGTTTCGTAGCTCATGCTGCTCTGCAGTGGTCTAGTAGTCGCCGAGAATCTAACACAATCGGTTTGCTGCATCACTGCCGCAGAGACTCGTTGACTTGTCAAATCAGCTTCTCAGGTCCTGTTGGTGGCTCATCGTTCATATCGTCACACAACGTTTCTGTTGGTCACTGTGAGGCGAATAGAAAGGATTATGACCTACATGAACGGCTCACAAGCTGAGGTTAGGACCGTGACTGAAGTTGACTTTCGCGAGTATGTCGAGGTGATTCGAAACTGGCCACAGCCCGGCATGGCCGTCTGCGATATCAGCAGACTCCTCGAACACCCAACCGTCTTCCATGAGGCTGTTGTCACACTTGCCCGACCCCTCGTTGAGCTCAAGCCGAACAAGGTGATTGGAATCGAGCAGCGGGGCCTTGCCTTGGGGAGTGCCATTGCCTACTTCCTGGGATGCGGGATTGTCCCTGCTCGTTCAATAGCATATCTGCCCGATGACTACAGTCGTCCGGTGGAGTTCCTGCCCGCCAGCAGGTTTGCTGACCGACGACTTGCGCTGGTCTCCGACTCGATTGATCCCGGCGATAGAGTGGCGATAGTTGACGATTGGCTCGTTCAGGGCACCTCAGTCCTTGCAGTTGCCAAGGTTGTTGAAAAGTTGGGCGCATCCGTCGTTGGTGTGGCGTGCGTCATAAACAATATGTCGGAGACAAGGAGAAAGATGCTGGGGCGTCCTGAGATACACTGTCTCATCAGGAACCTCGAAACGGATGCCCTGCATCCGCTCGACTGATCTGCCTGTTGAATGCAGCATGTCGAAAAGAAAGGAAAAAACCAATGAGTCAGAGCCTGACGACTCTGACTCGTCTATGTCTACTTCTTCTCAGCCTCTCTGAGTTCTCGCCTGAGCACCTTACCAACCATCGACTTTGGCAGTGTCTCGACAAATTCAACATGGGTGGGTACCTTATACACTGCCATCCGTTCCTTGCAGAACTGCCGAATCTCGTCAGCTGTGGCTGTTTGTCCCGGGTGCAGGACCACGAAGGCTTTCACGGTTTCGCCTCGCTTTTCATCCGGCACGCCAATCACTGCCGCCTCCTTGACTTTCGGATGCTCGAACAGGACTTC
This Candidatus Thorarchaeota archaeon DNA region includes the following protein-coding sequences:
- a CDS encoding ABC transporter permease, whose product is MAVPVTYEAFHSVRRRAVTVLCLMLATIVTTGVSVYIDSRSIHMWDESVGSVGPVAMTVTSYEYGNLWTILDDIKAIEGVTRAALLERHEDVLLVAIDGGPKNGSTQYTMASTRASVLETNTTFPGMVQLFEGRLPSSSEEIAINEWTAEWIGAGVGSVVSFQVYLSEGKIEKNVTIVGLYQEEFSVETNIYSYATGYVGGAIVNMTMTAIPRQDVILLDVDRSRLSPEDSDGSAMYLQQIQERICHLDFYYHPPQETYSRYHVNNQILMAVYTYTSSLLLARITQIFRGAGVALLIVLVVFLALRYNYNERKYEMEILSARGASKSDLDHSMIREMIVLSSLAVVIGIGVGVLLSRVGTTAIGYFVFDPARLWTEPFLMTRESLILSVVTGAALPFVPYVGYQWYYSTVKKLESKTGKLVKLTRILSMIKWDALLVMLSVLALSLVYTADPEIRYNPLVSFTFFMLRSFTPFALFLGVGSLFIKGLKGGTDYVARALSPLFGRLASSVGIRRLGRTASSAAPTALVLVLAISMAWSSAVVATSLPATKLAQARFAFGGDISYRLSSVNSHLWMEFAENVSSHLQVQSVSFVSVATGLMSQSDYHTTYIVGLEPGYVDVGYDWDGRMLNESQLKQNLVVLQNTPHGAIVSADIAETYQLEVGSTLRVSSYYGSNTVYVFIVTGVVTALTDFQLDDTGTDPNWWWSSVGVGRRTLWVNRAYLSGLANLTSECMNFLAVRTKPGTNSTSIAEDIVTSSGSEALVTGISPTVRRLPYHTRAAQDEVDYYTNRAAFQMDRAADTVFAVGSVAVMLAAFMLYAAEDVRGRKREIALTRALGAHSREVGRVQAAEMTVIVLSALMLLGLLGPLFILNAVLGSHTSYYVFPTPALIVVPFDVILSILALFVATALIFVLGVSVLSSRIHLATSLNDAWTEAAPFGGRE
- a CDS encoding ABC transporter ATP-binding protein, which codes for MGEVEVQALRGVSLKVERGASIGIMGPSGSGKTTLLNMIGALDRPTSGRVVIDGVDITQMNERQLTRVRRDKISFIFQFFNLLPVLSAYENVELPLVIAGVEESDRKERVDHLLSVVGLADRAEHRPDELSGGEQQRVAIARALAKPAGASSSVEDQADEPTGDLDSRTGEEIMKVLIQLTKAEGGTLIVVTHDPDVGRKMDRLYIMRDGQFVDQQGGGEVGCARYI